CGTGAATTCCGGAAGGGGGGTGATATCGTGGCAGGTTATCGCCAGTGCATGTGTACGGTGGGGAAAAAACGCGAAGTCCGAAAAGTTTTAATGAATTGGCGGAAAACAACCCGCCGCAACCTTAAAAGAATTGAGGTAGCACCATGAAAACAATCATTATCGCAACGATATTATCCATATTCTTTCCCATCGTTCTGTCACAGCCCGCCGCTGCCGCCATCTCCGATTACTTCGTCGAAACCTCGTGGCTTGCCCAGAATCTGGACCAGGTCACGGTGGTGGATGTCAGGGTTAAACCCAAATATCTCCTGGGTCATATTGACGGGGCCTTACACATTGACAAGAATGAATTCCTGAGCTTCCGACGTGGCGTCAAAAGCCTCGTGCCGACGGTTGAGGAGTTTCAGCGCCTGATGATTCACTACGGAATCACCCCTGAGACGACAGTTATTGTCTATGCGGAACATACCAACCCCTACAGCGCACGGCTCGTGTGGACACTGAAATATTACGGACATGAAAAGGCCTATGTGCTCAACGGTGGATACGAGAAGTGGGCAAAGGAAGGGCGACCCCTGGGGTTTCTCCCAACCAAGGCTGTAAGTATCGAAAGCTATGTGGTCTCCGATCAAGAACCTATCCGTGCCAAGGCGAACGAGGTTCTCACCAGCATTAACGATCCGGGTACCATCATATGGGACGTAAGGCGTCTCACGGAGTTCGAGGGAACTGAAGTGAGGGCGGATCGGGGAGGACACATCCCGAGTGCGACACATCTGAACTGGACCGAGCTCCTCCATGAAGAAAACGGGATCCAGGTGCTCAAGCCGGCCGGCGAACTGACGGTCCTGCTTGCTTCCCATGGGATCACACCCGACAAGAAGGTTATCGCCCACTGCCAGACAGGGATCCGTTCCGCCTACGCTTCTCTCGTCCTTATGGCCCTCGGTTATCCCGAGGTACGGAATTACGACGGCAGCTGGATCGAGTGGGCCAACAATAGGGATCTCCCCATTGTCACCAGCAGCGCTGCCTTCTCATTGTAATTTTCCTGGCGGGTGATGGCGCAACATCATCCATGGACAACGAAAACAAAAGATCCCCCGGACAGTTATTGTCCGGGGGATCTTTATATCTCGCCTGTTCGGCGCCGGTGTCCTTCATCTCCAGAAGCCCTTTACCACCATCAGCAAGATAAGAGCAGATTTTTCGGAGAAGGGCTCCCTCGGTAAGTTTATCGAAATAGATAATTACATTGCCGACACAGGTCCATTTCCTGCTCTTGAACAGGGAATGGGCAAGTGCTATCTTAATCGTTCAACCTGAACCGGGAGGTACTTGATGCCTGAGATTCGTCCCTTCGCAGGGATTCGCTACAATCTCGAAAAAATCAAGGATTTCAAAAAGGTCGCCGCCCCGCCGTATGATGTCATTGACCCGGCCGGCCATGCGGAACTCCTTTCGCGTCATGACCGGAATTGCGTCAGGCTCATTCTGGGCGACAATCCGGGCCAGGTCGGCGATTATACCAAGGGCGCCCGTCTCATGGAGCAATGGATGTCCGACGGAACTCTCATCCGGGACACGTCGCCAAAGTACTATCTTATCGAGGATTCTTTCCTCCTGCCGGGCGAAAACGCCCCACGCAGGCGCTGGGGCATTATAGGTCGGGTCCGTCTCGAACCCCTCGACACCGGACGTATCCACCCCCACGAAAGAACACACAAGGGCCCCAAGGAGGACCGCCTTCGGGTCATGAAAGCATTCAGGACCAACCTGAGCCAGGTATTCGCCCTGTTCGACGGGGACGCCGATTCGGTCAAGGATACCCTTACAGGGACCTTCGCTTCTACGCCGGAGGTCGACATTACCGATGGAGACGGCATCGGGAGGAAAATGTGGGTCATTGACGACCGGAAGGTTATCACCCGGCTTTCGGACCTCCTGTCTGACCGTGATTTCTTCATCGCTGATGGACACCATCGCTACGAAACAGCCCTGGCCTACGCACGGGAGATGGCCGACGACGATCCTGATCCGACCCCTGAAAAAGGCTACAACTTTCTCATGATGGCTCTCGTGGGCATGGAGGACCCGGGCCTGGCCATTCTTCCCACCCACCGGCTTCTGTATGGGTTCGATGACTTCGAGTTTTCCAAATTTTCGGACTGTCTCGCGAGGTTCTTTGAAATAACTTCCGTAAAACCTGAGATCGAAGCGGCCATTCGCGCCGGTTTGCCGCCAAAGCGTATGAACGGACGTGGTTTTCTCCTGTACGACCCGGCCGGCAACTCTTTTGTGCGGGCCCGGATGCGGGATGGGCTGGACCTTGGAAAGGAGATCCCCAACCTCTCAAAACCCGTCCGGGAACTTGATGTAACCCTTGCCGAGCAGTTCGTCATGATGCGTTGCCTGGGAATGACCCGGGAGCAGATAGGCCACCAGGAGCACCTTGAGTACTTCAAGGATGTCACCCAGGCCATGGAAAGGGCAAGAACCGGAGGGCAGATACTTATCGTAATGCATTCCACCGACATGAAGGATCTCGTTGCGGTCACCTCCGCGCGGGAGAGGATGCCGCAGAAATCCACCTTCTTTTTCCCCAAGCTTCTTACCGGCCTGGTTTTCTACAATCACGGCGACTGAGAAAGACCGGGAAAAATGTTCGACACACCCACCCTCGTTTCCCAAATCCAAAAACCCTGCATCTGGGCCATAGGCGGGGGCAAGGGCGGAGTGGGCAAATCGGTAATAACAGCGAACATGGCTATCCACCTCGCCCGGACCGGCAAACGCTGCGTTGCCATGGACGCTGATCTGGGGGGCGCCAATCTCCACACGGTCATCGGGATGCCGACTCCCGAATACACCCTGACCGACTTTCTTCGCCGCAAGGTTCCGAATCTGAGCGACATCATGGCCCCGACACCCATCCCGAACCTGTGGCTCATCAGCGGGTCCAAAGCGCTCATGGAGATGGCAAACCCCAAGTTTACGCAGAAGGAGAAGATAATTCGCCATCTGCACAGCCTGGACGTGGATTACATCCTCCTGGACCTGGGATCGGGAACGGCCTTCAATATCCTGGACTTTTTTCTTGTCGCCCAGGAGGGGATACTGGTTGTCCTCCCGGAACCCACATCGGTGGAGAACGTATATCATTTCATCAAGGCGGCCTTTTACAGGAAACTCAAGCGGGCTACCAGAAAATCGGGGGTAACCCTGGCTGTCGACAAGGCCATGGAAGAGAAGATCGCCCGGGGAATCCAGTCCCCACGCACGCTCATCAAGAATGTCTTCGAGATCGACCCGGAGGCCGGGAGGGCGCTTCAGAAGGAGGCCGACAATTTCCACCCAAACATAATTATAAACCAGTTGCGCAAGTTTGACGAAAAAGATCTCGGGAAAAACATCTCCCTTGCGTGTCGTGATTACTTCGGTATCGACATCCGGCCATTGGGCACTATTGACGAGGATGAATGCGTCCGGAAAGCCGTCAGGTTAAAAAAACCCGTAATCGACGCATATGCCGCGTGCCCCTTTTCCCACACCATCCATGGCATAGTCCGGAAACTCATACTATCCACCCGGGAGGTCCCCCTTGAATAACAGGGCCACCCGGGAAGACTACGAGGTCCTGGGGCTGAAAAAGGAAGTGACCGGGGCCGCCGAGGCCGCCAAGGCCTATGAAAAGATGAAAGCCCTTTACTCCCATGGTTCACTGGCGACCTACTCTCTCATTACAGAAGAGGAACGGGAGGAGATACTCCGGAAGATCGAAAGGGCCTATCTGCATATTTCCCGAGATATCTCCCGCAGTGAATCCCTTCCGCTCTTCGAACCGCCTCCCCGTGTTGTCATCAAGCTGGATACGGGTGAGGAATTTCCCGTAGACGCCATTGGAAGCTATATCCGCAGGCGCCGTGAGGATATGGGCCTGACCCTAAAGGACATCTCCGGTATTACACGGATCCGTTCGATATATCTGGAAAGCATTGAGAAGGAAGCTTACGATCTCCTACCTGCGCCGGTTTATCTGAGAGGTTTTCTCATCGAGTTCGCCAAAGCCCTTGATTTTCCCGACCCGGAGGATCTGACCTCACGCTACCTTGCCTGCTACGAGGAAGGGACGACCGAAAAGTGAGACTGCTGGCCACCGTCATCCTGGTCCTGGTGCCATCCGTGTGCAACGCATACATCCTCCCCGCCGCGGACCTGCTGGGAAGGATGTCCTCTCACTTTCAGAGGATCAAAACCGTGCAGGTTTCAGTTACTCTGGAGGATGTTGATGGGCGGCTTCTTCAGGAAAACCTCGTCACCGTTCCCATGAGGCCGGGTGAGGAGCCGGCAGACCGCCATGACGCGCTCCTTGCAGGCTATCTGCCTTACCCCTTCCTGACAATGGACGTTAAAAATCTGCGGTCCATTCTCCCTTCACTCTTCGCCGGGGATGCCGGCGTCCGGTTTACCAGACTCGACAGCACAGTCTGCTACCTGGTGGAGGGCACAGGCGCGCGCCTGTGGATCAGGAAAAAGGATCTCTATCCGCTGCGTGCCGAGGTCCTTACGGAAACCGGAAGATGGGTCACATGCCTCTACCTCGACCCTGTCCACTTGACGAAGCGCATGGTCTACCCTTCCAGGACGGAGGTCAGAATTGAGGGAAACCTGGAATATATCGAACGGCTGTCCTTATCCAAACCGAATGCCCCTTCCCCATGACAGCCCGGTTTGCCCGGGTTGCCATCCCACGTCCTGTAGATAAAACGTTCCACTATCGAATCCCCGATCAACTTGTGGACCGTATCGCACCCGGCACCGTCGTGTTGGCGCCTTTCGGAAAAAAGACCATGACCTGCGTTGTAGTGGAGCTGGTGGACGACTCGCCCGTAAAGACCCGCAGCCTGCTGGCCATGGCCGGCACTCCTTCCCTGGATCCGGGGCTTCTTGAACTGGCCCAATGGACAGCGGGGTACTACCGCTCTCCATTGGGTCTTATCCTCAGGATGCTTCTCCCTCCCCTGGAGCGGAGGAACCGGGGCGCGAAATTCCGCCTCACTCCCCTGGGGAAAAAGGCCCACGAATGCCATGAGAAAGGCCCCTTCGGGGAGATCATGGACCTGCTTTCCAGGGGACCGCGGACATCCACCTACCTCGAGGGTAAAACAGACACGGAAAGGCTCGATGATGCCGTAGAAACCGGCCTCATCGAGATAGTCCTGCCTTCCACAACAGGTCCGTCCGGCGGTGCACCGGCATCCATGCGTATTCGGGACGAAAAAAAAATCCTGAAATTGACACCCCATCAGTCAAGTGCCCTGGAGACTATTATAGAGTCCACCGACAAGGCCGAATTTACCGTCATCCTACTGCATGGCATCACCGGGTCCGGGAAAACCGAGGTCTATCTAAGAGCAGCCCGAAGAATGCTCGACAGTGGAAAAGGGGTCCTTCTCCTTGTGCCGGAGATCGCCCTGACCCCTCTGCTCACCTCCCGCCTGGACACCATGGCCCCGGGCAAGGTGGCCGTTTTTCACAGCGGCGTTCCAGCGGGGGAAAGGAGAGCGGCGTGGGAAGCACTGGCTTTAGGACGGGCCAGACTGGCCGTTGGCGTGCGCTCCGGTGTTTTCGCTCCCGTTCCCGACCTCGGTCTCATCATTGTGGACGAGGAACACGACTCATCCTATCGCCAGGAGGAAGCTCCGAGCTACAACGCGAGGGATGTGGCCGTCAAGAGGGGCCAGATCGAGAACATTCCGGTCGTCCTTGGTTCCGCGACCCCTTCACTCGAATCGTACAGAAACGCAGAAACCGGGCGATACCGGCTCGCCATTCTCCCCGAGAGGGCCACCCCTTCGCAATATCCAGGTATCGAGGTAGTCGACATGGCGGACCCCAAAGTGGACCGTTCGGTTCACCCTTTCCTCTCGGCGAAACTGCTCTCGAACCTTCAGGATACGGTTGAACGCGGTGAACAATCCATCATCTTCCTGAACCGCCGCGGTTTTGCGCCATTCCTCCTCTGTCCCGAGTGCAACTATACCCTGGCCTGTCCGAACTGCAGCGTCACTCTCACCTACCATCTTTCCAGAGGGATGCTCTGCCACTACTGCGGACACGTTCAGCCCCCTCCGTCCATCTGCCCATCCTGCGGAGGTAGCCGGATTGCCCCTGTCGGGACGGGAACGCAGCGGATTGAAGAGGTTCTGCAGGCTGTTTTACCGGGCGCTGTCGTCGAGCGGCTGGACAGGGATATCATGGAAAAACGAGGCGCCCTGGAGAACGTTTTCAGGCGCATGGACCGTGGTGAAATCCAGGTCCTGGTGGGAACGCAGATCCTGGCAAAAGGCCACGATTTTCCCGGTATAACACTCGTAGGCATACTCAACGCCGAACAGGCGCTGGACTTTCCGGATTTCAGGGCGGCGGAGAGAACCTTTCAGCTCATTACCCAGGTTTCGGGACGATCCGGAAGGGGCAGCACGAGGGGCAGGGTCATCGTGCAGTCCTACTTCCCGGAACACTACGCCGTTGTCGCGGCCCTGAGCCAGGATTACGGCGTCTTTTACAAGACCGAGACTGCCATAAGGAAGGAGTTCGGCTATCCACCATTCAAGCGGTTGGGCCGGGTCATTGCGGACGGGATCTCGGAAAAAAGGGTGATGGCGGCCATTCGGGAACTCGTCGGCCGCATCCCGCGTTCGGCCGGGATACGCATCCTCGGGCCATCTCCAGCCCCCCTTCCGAAGATCCGAAACCGCCACCGATGGCATTTTCTTCTTCTCGCCGACAGCCACCGGGACCTCTCCGCTGCGCTGGAAAACACAGGGGCCTTTCACCTTCCAGGAATCAGGGTCCATGTGAGAGTAGACCCTTACAACATGATGTAGATCGGCCTCGGTCCTTCTACTCCCTGAAAAAGCCCCTGCATTTCGGACACATCCTGCCCGGTTTCCCGCCCAATCCCAGGCGCTGTTTTCTTCCCAGGTGGATCATCTTTCTCCCGTCATCATAGCATTTTCGGCAATGGGGCTCCGGATCATCCTCCAGGTAGACATAGGTGCCCCGAAAGAAAACCTTTTTCGGAAGATCGTCCGTCTTTTTCAACCGTTCGATCTCGCTCAGCAATTCGATGAAATGTTCCTGCAGTTCAATGATCATCCGCTGGAGGTTCATGACAGCTTCGCTGACCTCCGGCACATCGTTCTTTTCCCCGACATCTTTCAACCTTTTGAGTTCGGAAAGGATCTCGTCCCATCTCACCGTCATCTTTTGCTCCTTTTCCCTTCGTTCCTTGTATCCTGTCCCTTATAGTCCCTTTTTCGACACTCCGATACCCGGGTACATGGATACGCTTGATCTTCCCCGTTGGACGTTGGACCCGTTTTTCCCCTCTGGACCCTGGACTCTGGACTCCGCAACTCTGGACTTTAAGTTACCATGATAGCATTCACCGGGAAACCCGGTCAAACGGGAAGGCCGTCCAGATATTGACTTGCCCGTCAGGTGGGTTATGATGTTTTTACGGAGGTTACACATGGCAATACTGCCTATTCGGACCTTTCCGGATCCTGTCCTCCGGGATGTCTGTTCACAAGCAGAACCCGGGACAGACTATATCCGGAAACTCGCCGACAACATGATCGAAACCATGTACAACGCACCTGGTATCGGTCTGGCCGCTCCACAGGTCGGCGAAAGTATACGGATGGTGGTTGTGAATATTACCGGTCCCACCGGCGATGGCGTCCCCCATGTTTTTCTCAACCCCGAGATCGTCCATTCCGAAGGCTCCATCTCCTTTGAGGAAGGATGTCTTAGTTTCCCAGAGCTTACCGTGGAGATTGAAAGGGCCAAGGTGGTTCAGGTTCACTTTCAGGATCTGGAGGGTACGCCCACGATCCTGGAGGCCGAGGACCTTCTCGCTGTGGCTATCCAGCATGAGCTGGACCACATTGAGGGACATGTCATCATGGATTACGCATCGTCCGTCAGACGGGATCTTTACCGGAGAAAGGTCCGGAAGATACTGGCCCAGGAAGCCTGATGCGCCTCGTCTTCATGGGCAGCCCCAGGCTCGCCGTCCCTGCGCTGGAGGCGGCCTTCGCTGCCGGAGACCTTGTGGGCGTCGTGACCCAACCCCCCCGAAGAAAAGGACGGGGGTTGAAGGTCGAACCTTCTCCAGTGGCTTTGAAGGCGATCCAGTTGGGTTTCGAGCCGGCAACTCCCTCGAGCGTGAGGGATGAGAACTTTCGGACCTTCCTTCATAATCTCAACCTTGACCTGGCTGTGGTCATGGCCTACGGAAGGATACTCCCTCCCGAGGTTCTCGAAATCCCCCGCCTGGGATGCGTCAATATACACACCTCCCTCCTACCCGAGCTCAGGGGCGCCGCGCCCATCCAGTGGGCCATTGCCAGGGGATATACGGTAAGTGGAGTCACTCTCATGCAGATGGACGAGAGGATGGATACCGGGCCGGTTCTCCTGCAAAAGAAGGTGGAGATAGGACCGGATGAAACCTTCGAACAATTGGCGGAGCGCCTCTCCGACCTTGGCGCGGAAGCCCTGCTCGAAGGCATCCCCGCCCTGGAAAGGGGAAAGCTGCGTCCTCAGCCGCAGGATGACAGCCTCGCCACCTACGCGCCCATGTTGACCAAGGAAGACGGGAGAATCGACTGGTCCATGGGTTCAAAGGAGATCGCCGCCCGTGTGCGTGGTTTTTTACCGTGGCCGGGAACCTTTACCACCCGTCGCGGCAGGAGGCTTCGGATCACTAAAGCGGTCCCCATGGCCGGCAAGGGGTCCTGGCCCGGAACGATCATGGGAACCGGAGAGAACGGAATCGAAATCGCCTGCGGGACGGGGTCGCTGATGGTTGTCCGCCTGTGCCCCGAAGGAAAACGGGAAATGGGAGCGGCCGAATTCATTTCCGGATACCGCCCATTGCCGGGAGAGAGGCTGGGGGAATGATACAGGCCGGCGACAGGGAGGAATGCCCCTGATGGCCAAGGCAAAGAAACGCCTCTTCATGGGTCTTCTTCTTGGCCTGGAGCTGGTGATCGCTTTGGGCCTTTTCGTCCTCTGGTATCTTCCTTACCAGGGGTTTGAAACCCTCGGTTCAAACCTTCCCGTTATCGTCGGTTGGTCCTTTATCGGCCTGCTGATTCTTTTCAGCATGGGGATTATTCTAATCGTCCTGACCATCCTTCGGGGCCGCGTGATGCCCGGTACAAAATGGATACGCGGGATACTCATTCGCTACATGCTGCCCGCCATTACGGCAGTCGGCCGGCTCTTCGGCATCCCCAAGGACGATATCAGACGGTCGTTCGTGGAGATCAACAATGAGTTGGTGAGATCGGAGACCAGGAAGGCTCCCCCCAAGCGCATCCTCATTCTGATGCCCCACTGTGTTCAGAGGGATGTCTGTCCCTACCGGATAACGGTGGACGTACAGAACTGCAGACACTGCGGAAAGTGCGACTTCTCCGAGTTGACCAGGATAGCGGAGAAGATGGGCATACAGATGACTGTCGCTACCGGCGGGTCCCTCGCGAGGAGGGTTGTCATCGAGGCCAAGCCTCAGCTTATTGTAGGAATCGCCTGCGAGAGGGATCTTTCAAGTGGCATTGCCGACACTTACCCCATTCCGGTTATCGGCATACTCCTGGACAGGCCCGAGGGACCGTGCATCAATACACGGGTCAGTGTCCAGAAAGTCAGGGAGGCCCTGAATTACTTCCTTGCGGAGGATTCCATACCCAGTGAAATCGAAACCGGGCAGAAAACGACCTCCTGAGGGCGCAAGATACCCGGCCTGGAAGATCCTCGACGAATGGGAGGACGGGAAGTCATCTCTCGAATCCATCCGGGAGCGAGACTTCGCCCATTCCTCCCTGTCCGCCAGAGATAGGGCGCTTGTCACGGAATTGACCCAGGGTGTCGTCCGCCATCGTCTGCTGCTCGATCACCGCATCGACGCCCTGCTGGATAAACCCAAAAACCACCTTCCCGAACCGGTCCGCATCCTTCTGCGACTCGGCATCTATCAGATCATCTTTCTTCATAAAATCCCTATTCACGCTGCTGTGAATGAAATCGTCCGAGCAACCAAGGGGACCAGGTACGCCGGATTCGCTCCGCTGGTCAATGCCGTGCTCAGACGGGCCTCCATCGCTCCGCAGACTCCCATGCCTGACCATGGCAGGGATCCAGGGGGGCACATGTCACTGGTGAATTCAATGCCCCGCTGGCTCGTGGATCGCCTCATCACGCAATGGGGAATCCCGGAAACCCGCCGGATCCTCCAGGCAACCAACCATCCCGGCCCCTTGACCATAAGGGTCAACACCCTCAGGACAGACAGAAACAGCCTTCTGGAGGAGCTGGTTTCACTTGGCTTGCCGGCCAGGCCCGGACACATCTCCGCCGACGCCATTGTAATCGAAAGAGGTATTGCCCCATTGACCCTCTCGCCTTTTCGGGAGGGACATTGTACCGTTCAGGACGAGGGCGCCCAACTGATTGCCCCTCTTCTGGATCCAAAACCCGGGGAGATCATGGTCGATGCATGCGCGGCTCCCGGGGGGAAAGCGGGCCACCTTGCCCAGATAATGGGCGGCCGCGGCTCAGTCATAGCGGTGGATCGGAACCCCGGCCGTCTACGGATGACCAGACAGGCCCTTTCCCGACTTGGGATCGATTCGGTGCGCCTCCTTGCCGCTGACGTCCGGAGTTTTCCCAGGATATTTGCCTCCCCACCGGACAAAATTCTCCTCGACGCCCCATGCTCGGGCACAGGCGTTCTGAGACGTCACCCGGAGGGGAAATGGAGAAAGGACCCCGAAGGCATCATAAATCTTGTCCGCCTGCAAAATGATCTTTTAAGGGCGGCCGGCGCCTGTCTCGCTCCAGGAGGAAAGCTCCTTTATACGACCTGTTCCATTCTTCAGGAGGAAAACGAGGAGGTTGTGACCCGATTCCTGGAAAGCGCCGACTTCATGCTGGAGGATTTCAAAATCCGTTGCGGCGACATGGACGCAAGCCTCTTTACGCCCAGGGGTGAGCTGAGAACATGGCCTCATCTGCATAACTGCGACGGTTTTTACGCGGCCATGCTGGTAAAAAATTGATGACTTCGCAAAAAGTCATCAAGGCGGACGGGATAACCTCATGAATCGTTTCGGCCTTCTGGGCAAGATCCTTCTACTGGCATCAGCGATGGTTCTGGTGGCGGTTCTGAGCGCGTGGGTGATTTTCACATTCCTGACACGCGGCGGCGAGGTGACCGTTCCTGATGTGCAAGGTCAGGAGATAGGTGCGGCCCTCGAGATTCTAAGCCGCCGGCAATTGGGTCTTAGCATCGCTGCATCCGACTTCGATGCCTCCGTCCCGCCCGGTTATATAATCTCCCAGGATCCCGGCGCCGGGGTCAGAACCAGGAAAAACCGCATTATCCGGGTGGTGCTGAGCCAGGGGACCCGTACCGTCCATGTGCCGAACCTGGCGGGCCTGAGCCTGAGACGGGTTGAGCTCCAGCTCTCCCAATCCGGCCTCAAGGTGGGGAAGGTTGCAAGGGTTCATCTCGCCGAAACCGACCCCGGTACGGTTATTTCTCAAGCGCCACCTGCCGGGGTGTTCGCCGCCCGGGGCCAGGAGGTGGATGTCCTACTCAGCGAGGGAAGCCCGGTCCTGACATATCTTCTTCCCGACTTGACCGGTTTTCCGGTGGAAGACGTTTTGGCGACAATCCGGGCCTGGGGACTGAAGGCCGGCCGTATCAATGAGTTGGAATCCACCGAATTGCCCCCCGGGACCGTCAGCGAAACCCATCCCCTGCCGGGCAGTGCCATCAAGGAAGGCCAGACCGTCAGCCTAACCATCACGGCCCTCCCAAAACCGGGAAAAACATCCCCGGTGGTCCTCTATCGGTATGCCGCCCCGCCGGGTTTTCTCCCCCATCACCTCCGTCTCGTCCTATCCGCCGGACAGGAAACCTCGGAGGTGTTCAGCCAAACGATCGATCCCGGAACATCGGTGACAATTCCTGTTCCTGTCCCCCAGGCCGGAACCCTGAAGGCCTACGTGGACGGATCGCTGCTTGAGGAAAAAGACGTTCCCTGATAGTAAGGGAAAGGGAAGCAATCTGCCGGCTCGCTGGAGAAGATCATGAAAAACAGGGAAATCTTTATCGCTCCATCCATCCTTTCCGCCGACTTTTCCCGCCTGTGCGACGAGATACAGGCCGTGGAGGAGGCAGGGGCGGATATTATCCACCTGGACGTGATGGACGGCCATTTTGTACCCAATATCACCATCGGTCCCGGGGTGGTTGCCTCATTGAGGAAGTGTACGGGCCTGCCCTTCGACTGCCATCTCATGATTGAGAACCCCGACCGGTTTATCAAGGCCTTCGCCGACGCAGGCGCTGATATGATAAGCGTCCACCAGGAGGCATGTCCCCACCTGGATCGTTCTTTGAACCTCATCCAGGAGAACGGCGCCAGGGCCGGGGTGGTGTTCAACCCGGCCACGGGCATGGATCAACTGCGTTACTTGGCCGATATTGTCGATTACATCCTCATTATGAGCGTTAATCCCGGGTTTGGGGGCCAGAAATTCATACCCGGGATTTTGGGAAAGCTGCGGGACCTGACGGCCCTGCTCGATGAGCTGAAGATGAACGCTGAGATTGAGATCGACGGCGGCATTCGCCCTGAAAATGCCGGAGATGTCATCGAAGCGGGCGCCCGGATTCTCGTGGCAGGGTCCTCTATTTTCCACAATCCACCTTATGAGGAGGCCATCTCCAGGATAAAGAATCCTCATCCCCGGGATGCTGCAGGAGGAAAATCATGAGTTTTTT
This genomic stretch from Deltaproteobacteria bacterium harbors:
- a CDS encoding sulfurtransferase — encoded protein: MKTIIIATILSIFFPIVLSQPAAAAISDYFVETSWLAQNLDQVTVVDVRVKPKYLLGHIDGALHIDKNEFLSFRRGVKSLVPTVEEFQRLMIHYGITPETTVIVYAEHTNPYSARLVWTLKYYGHEKAYVLNGGYEKWAKEGRPLGFLPTKAVSIESYVVSDQEPIRAKANEVLTSINDPGTIIWDVRRLTEFEGTEVRADRGGHIPSATHLNWTELLHEENGIQVLKPAGELTVLLASHGITPDKKVIAHCQTGIRSAYASLVLMALGYPEVRNYDGSWIEWANNRDLPIVTSSAAFSL
- a CDS encoding DUF1015 domain-containing protein, coding for MPEIRPFAGIRYNLEKIKDFKKVAAPPYDVIDPAGHAELLSRHDRNCVRLILGDNPGQVGDYTKGARLMEQWMSDGTLIRDTSPKYYLIEDSFLLPGENAPRRRWGIIGRVRLEPLDTGRIHPHERTHKGPKEDRLRVMKAFRTNLSQVFALFDGDADSVKDTLTGTFASTPEVDITDGDGIGRKMWVIDDRKVITRLSDLLSDRDFFIADGHHRYETALAYAREMADDDPDPTPEKGYNFLMMALVGMEDPGLAILPTHRLLYGFDDFEFSKFSDCLARFFEITSVKPEIEAAIRAGLPPKRMNGRGFLLYDPAGNSFVRARMRDGLDLGKEIPNLSKPVRELDVTLAEQFVMMRCLGMTREQIGHQEHLEYFKDVTQAMERARTGGQILIVMHSTDMKDLVAVTSARERMPQKSTFFFPKLLTGLVFYNHGD
- a CDS encoding MinD/ParA family protein, which codes for MFDTPTLVSQIQKPCIWAIGGGKGGVGKSVITANMAIHLARTGKRCVAMDADLGGANLHTVIGMPTPEYTLTDFLRRKVPNLSDIMAPTPIPNLWLISGSKALMEMANPKFTQKEKIIRHLHSLDVDYILLDLGSGTAFNILDFFLVAQEGILVVLPEPTSVENVYHFIKAAFYRKLKRATRKSGVTLAVDKAMEEKIARGIQSPRTLIKNVFEIDPEAGRALQKEADNFHPNIIINQLRKFDEKDLGKNISLACRDYFGIDIRPLGTIDEDECVRKAVRLKKPVIDAYAACPFSHTIHGIVRKLILSTREVPLE
- the priA gene encoding primosomal protein N' — encoded protein: MTARFARVAIPRPVDKTFHYRIPDQLVDRIAPGTVVLAPFGKKTMTCVVVELVDDSPVKTRSLLAMAGTPSLDPGLLELAQWTAGYYRSPLGLILRMLLPPLERRNRGAKFRLTPLGKKAHECHEKGPFGEIMDLLSRGPRTSTYLEGKTDTERLDDAVETGLIEIVLPSTTGPSGGAPASMRIRDEKKILKLTPHQSSALETIIESTDKAEFTVILLHGITGSGKTEVYLRAARRMLDSGKGVLLLVPEIALTPLLTSRLDTMAPGKVAVFHSGVPAGERRAAWEALALGRARLAVGVRSGVFAPVPDLGLIIVDEEHDSSYRQEEAPSYNARDVAVKRGQIENIPVVLGSATPSLESYRNAETGRYRLAILPERATPSQYPGIEVVDMADPKVDRSVHPFLSAKLLSNLQDTVERGEQSIIFLNRRGFAPFLLCPECNYTLACPNCSVTLTYHLSRGMLCHYCGHVQPPPSICPSCGGSRIAPVGTGTQRIEEVLQAVLPGAVVERLDRDIMEKRGALENVFRRMDRGEIQVLVGTQILAKGHDFPGITLVGILNAEQALDFPDFRAAERTFQLITQVSGRSGRGSTRGRVIVQSYFPEHYAVVAALSQDYGVFYKTETAIRKEFGYPPFKRLGRVIADGISEKRVMAAIRELVGRIPRSAGIRILGPSPAPLPKIRNRHRWHFLLLADSHRDLSAALENTGAFHLPGIRVHVRVDPYNMM
- the def gene encoding peptide deformylase; the protein is MAILPIRTFPDPVLRDVCSQAEPGTDYIRKLADNMIETMYNAPGIGLAAPQVGESIRMVVVNITGPTGDGVPHVFLNPEIVHSEGSISFEEGCLSFPELTVEIERAKVVQVHFQDLEGTPTILEAEDLLAVAIQHELDHIEGHVIMDYASSVRRDLYRRKVRKILAQEA
- a CDS encoding methionyl-tRNA formyltransferase — its product is MRLVFMGSPRLAVPALEAAFAAGDLVGVVTQPPRRKGRGLKVEPSPVALKAIQLGFEPATPSSVRDENFRTFLHNLNLDLAVVMAYGRILPPEVLEIPRLGCVNIHTSLLPELRGAAPIQWAIARGYTVSGVTLMQMDERMDTGPVLLQKKVEIGPDETFEQLAERLSDLGAEALLEGIPALERGKLRPQPQDDSLATYAPMLTKEDGRIDWSMGSKEIAARVRGFLPWPGTFTTRRGRRLRITKAVPMAGKGSWPGTIMGTGENGIEIACGTGSLMVVRLCPEGKREMGAAEFISGYRPLPGERLGE
- a CDS encoding DUF116 domain-containing protein is translated as MAKAKKRLFMGLLLGLELVIALGLFVLWYLPYQGFETLGSNLPVIVGWSFIGLLILFSMGIILIVLTILRGRVMPGTKWIRGILIRYMLPAITAVGRLFGIPKDDIRRSFVEINNELVRSETRKAPPKRILILMPHCVQRDVCPYRITVDVQNCRHCGKCDFSELTRIAEKMGIQMTVATGGSLARRVVIEAKPQLIVGIACERDLSSGIADTYPIPVIGILLDRPEGPCINTRVSVQKVREALNYFLAEDSIPSEIETGQKTTS